A stretch of the Ptychodera flava strain L36383 chromosome 18, AS_Pfla_20210202, whole genome shotgun sequence genome encodes the following:
- the LOC139117576 gene encoding zinc finger protein 862-like, whose translation MVGQKGGVATKLKEVSDILLSHHCIAHRLALAVGQAVNKVDYIKKFNDTLDVLFRFYEKSPVRASALKQIQVSMENPVLKPEQAKAVRWLSHENACNTLREIYPASWLVCKERLLREMTQRH comes from the exons ATGGTAGGACAGAAAGGAGGGGTTGCTACGAAACTAAAAGAA GTGTCTGATATACTGCTGTCACATCACTGTATCGCTCACAGGTTAGCTCTTGCTGTTGGACAAGCTGTGAACAAGGTAGATTACATCAAGAAGTTCAACGACACACTAGATGTACTGTTCAGGTTTTATGAGAAGTCACCTGTGAGAGCAAGTGCATTGAAGCAAATCCAG GTCTCTATGGAAAATCCAGTCTTAAAGCCAGAGCAAGCTAAAGCTGTGAGGTGGTTATCCCATGAAAATGCCTGCAACACACTGCGAGAGATTTACCCAGCGTCCTGGTTAGTCTGCAAAGAGAGGCTGCTTAGAGAAATGACCCAAAGGCATTAG